In Anopheles gambiae chromosome 2, idAnoGambNW_F1_1, whole genome shotgun sequence, a single window of DNA contains:
- the LOC1274804 gene encoding uncharacterized protein LOC1274804: MKYLVFLLLFGCQAFLRADELLDSEEPPEGYYAFIESPSAVPPKVRSPPYTHINIECKEATNPKPYVSANNLCGDLNKGKIPRNPMKQNVLGEPYPFELIRNQTLKFLSKTLPVLKADDTLPKVTQIIPDEPVDQFDDNGIGRRMGKSMRMEEERRAEEDARAPRKFCDGGGVFCALYRAIQGEPISSKLVAERREEAPAAYPPPPRYEGPPTPCPAKVEYATPVFAKNYQGSWRYVVQIPYEGYFTQTVEVTRCLQARCHYLDGGCLSSPRWVSLLVAEIFYPNAEEQPTVPTTTTTTAPSIQDFQAYQQYLQKRAGLPTDNVYESTINGSPQQQQQQQQQQQAPTAAASSAKANQHCDGHDEIGCFQVRLYYDWFLIPGSCKCWRPDYFAKYVRKRPSPDL; this comes from the exons ATGAAGTACCTCGTGTTTCTG CTGTTGTTTGGATGCCAAGCATTCCTTCGGGCCGATGAGCTGCTGGATTCGGAGGAGCCTCCAGAGGG TTATTATGCATTCATAGAATCGCCTTCAGCCGTCCCGCCAAAGGTCCGTTCGCCGCCCTACACGCACATCAACATCGAGTGCAAGGAAGCGACCAACCCGAAACCGTACGTTTCAGCCAACAATCTGTGCGGGGATCTGAACAAGGGCAAGATTCCACGCAACCCGATGAAGCAAAACGTACTAGGCGAACCGTACCCGTT CGAATTGATCCGAAACCAAACGCTCAAGTTCCTTTCTAAGACGTTGCCCGTGCTCAAGGCGGATGATACGCTACCGAAGGTAACGCAAATCATTCCCGACGAACCGGTGGATCAGTTCGACGACAATGG CATTGGCCGGCGAATGGGCAAATCGATGCGCATGGAAGAGGAGCGCCGCGCGGAAGAAGACGCCCGTGCACCACGAAAGTTCTGCGACGGTGGCGGTGTGTTCTGTGCGCTGTACCGTGCCATCCAGGGCGAACCGATCAGCAGCAAGCTGGTGGCGGAAAGACGCGAAGAGGCACCGGCCGCCTACCCGCCGCCACCCCGCTACGAGGGACCGCCGACGCCCTGCCCGGCCAAGGTAGAGTACGCGACGCCCGTGTTCGCCAAGAACTACCAAGGCTCGTGGCGCTACGTGGTGCAGATCCCGTACGAGGGCTACTTCACGCAGACGGTTGAAGTGACGCGCTGTCTGCAGGCACGCTGCCACTATCTGGACGGTGGGTGTCTTTCGTCGCCGCGCTGGGTGAGCTTGCTGGTGGCCGAAATCTTCTACCCGAACGCGGAAGAGCAACCGACCGTGCCGACCACGACCACCACGACGGCTCCATCCATCCAGGACTTCCAGGCGTACCAGCAGTATCTGCAAAAGCGTGCCGGACTCCCGACCGACAACGTGTACGAGAGCACCATCAACGGCagcccacagcagcagcagcagcagcagcagcaacagcaagcacCGACAGCGGCCGCCTCCAGTGCCAAGGCTAATCAGCACTGCGATGGGCACGATGAGATCGGCTGCTTCCAGGTGCGACTGTACTACGACTGGTTCCTCATTCCCGGCTCCTGCAAATGCTGGCGGCCGGACTACTTTGCCAAATACGTGCGAAAACGACCATCGCCGGATCTGTAA
- the LOC1274805 gene encoding RNA-binding protein spenito — translation MSSIRSSERDRITVKIHNMKRSASRESPPRSKRRSSIGRYDDSSDERVTPDRMRRRVARSPSPRARYASPHRDEYSSSRSRADIGSSGGGSERYSYKVLCVSALHPKASEEFIKETLYREYKKFGDFSIRISHDLDERLAYVCFRTPEDAREAKHAKSRIILHDKVALVEPVYESSKSESYRRPRSASPPEYDRHYYARSPGVPPPDRRRPPEHHPYDGYGPPPGGRMHHPDFRPPMHHDYLPRGPPMHHHGPPHMHPGPPHHHYMPRPYMPRPRAPFEKQENKKDKFPNYLHHIQPEDDPLATRTLFAGNLEINISDDELRRIFGKYGLVEDIDIKRPAPGTGNAFAFVRYQTLDMAHRAKVELSGQYIGKFQCKIGYGKATPTTRIWVGGLGAWTSVTQLEREFDRFGAIKKIEYAKGDTQAFILYDSIDAATAAVKEMRGFALGGPDRRIRIDFADNGTVPPFAKRPFEEGGGEYRRVPEYEYPDGAPPYDDGAPGYGGGGYGARSFRGRGSGGSGSGYRGRGGGSFRGGFHHDGHRPAGAGGPPHHGPGGEEEWRRPPGGGGGEPGEYDQRRRSGSREPGGIDRSRSRSPRRRSPADSDSDSSTRRNGVLTSARTLSEVARKSSTVWQGALILKSSLFPAKFHLTDGDADIVDELMKDEDGKHHLRITQRLRLDQPKLEDVQKRISTSSSHAIFLGLPGSNPAVSSSDDASVQTRPLRNLVTYLKQKEAAGVISLLNKETEATGVLYTFPPCEFSTELLKRTCHTLTEEGLKEDHLVIVVVRGGTA, via the coding sequence ATGAGTAGCATTCGGTCCAGTGAGCGAGATCGTATTACTGTGAAGATTCATAACATGAAACGTAGCGCATCGCGCGAATCTCCACCCAGATCAAAGCGACGCAGCAGTATTGGACGCTACGACGACAGTTCGGACGAAAGAGTAACCCCCGACAGAATGCGACGACGTGTGGCCCGTTCGCCAAGCCCGAGGGCTCGCTACGCTTCCCCGCACCGTGACGAGTACAGCTCGTCGCGCAGCCGTGCCGACATCGgtagcagcggcggcggcagcgagAGATACTCCTACAAGGTGCTGTGCGTGAGCGCCCTGCACCCGAAAGCGTCGGAAGAATTCATCAAGGAGACGCTGTACCGCGAGTACAAGAAGTTTGGCGATTTCAGCATTCGCATTTCGCACGACCTGGACGAGCGGCTGGCGTACGTGTGCTTCCGCACGCCGGAGGATGCCCGCGAGGCAAAGCACGCCAAGTCGCGCATCATTCTGCACGACAAGGTGGCGCTGGTGGAGCCGGTGTATGAGTCGTCCAAGTCGGAATCGTACCGGCGGCCGCGTTCGGCCTCGCCTCCCGAGTACGACCGCCATTACTACGCGCGTTCGCCGGGAGTGCCGCCGCCCGACCGTCGCCGGCCGCCGGAGCATCACCCGTACGACGGGTACGGGCCGCCACCGGGTGGCCGGATGCATCATCCCGATTTCAGACCGCCCATGCACCACGACTACTTGCCCCGCGGGCCGCCCATGCACCATCACGGTCCGCCCCACATGCATCCCGGACCGCCACACCATCACTACATGCCCCGGCCGTACATGCCGAGACCACGGGCACCGTTCGAGAAGCAGGAGAACAAGAAGGACAAGTTCCCGAACTACCTGCACCACATCCAGCCGGAAGATGATCCGCTGGCAACACGCACGCTGTTCGCGGGCAATTTGGAGATCAACATCTCGGACGACGAGCTTCGTCGTATCTTCGGCAAGTACGGTCTGGTCGAGGACATCGACATTAAGCGGCCGGCTCCGGGCACCGGCAATGCGTTCGCGTTCGTGCGCTACCAAACGCTGGACATGGCGCACCGCGCGAAGGTCGAGCTTTCCGGCCAGTATATTGGCAAATTCCAGTGCAAGATCGGGTACGGCAAGGCAACGCCGACCACGCGCATCTGGGTGGGTGGGCTGGGCGCCTGGACGTCGGTTACGCAGCTCGAGCGCGAGTTCGACCGTTTCGGAGCGATCAAGAAGATCGAGTACGCGAAGGGCGACACGCAGGCATTCATTTTGTACGATTCGATCGATGCGGCGACCGCTGCGGTAAAGGAGATGCGTGGCTTCGCTTTGGGCGGTCCCGATCGCCGCATTCGCATCGATTTCGCTGACAATGGAACGGTCCCACCGTTCGCGAAGCGCCCGTTCGAGGAGGGTGGCGGAGAGTATCGGCGCGTGCCGGAGTACGAGTATCCGGATGGTGCGCCGCCGTATGATGATGGAGCGCCTGGGTATGGGGGCGGCGGCTACGGTGCCCGTTCGTTCCGCGGTCGGGGCAGCGGTGGAAGTGGAAGTGGCTATCGGGGACGCGGTGGTGGCAGCTTCCGCGGTGGTTTCCACCACGATGGGCACCGGCCGGCCGGAGCTGGCGGACCGCCGCATCACGGACCGGGTGGCGAGGAGGAGTGGCGACGTCCaccgggcggcggcggtggtgagCCGGGCGAATATGATCAACGCCGTCGGTCCGGCTCACGCGAGCCGGGCGGTATCGATCGGTCCCGGTCGCGCTCACCACGCAGACGCAGCCCGGCGGATTCGGATTCCGACTCGTCGACACGCCGCAATGGTGTGCTGACGTCGGCCCGCACACTTTCCGAGGTGGCGCGCAAATCGAGCACCGTCTGGCAGGGCGCACTGATCCTGAAGAGTTCCCTTTTCCCGGCCAAATTCCATCTCACCGATGGCGATGCCGATATCGTCGACGAGCTAATGAAGGACGAGGATGGCAAGCACCATTTGCGCATCACGCAACGTTTGCGCCTCGATCAGCCGAAGCTGGAGGATGTGCAGAAAAGAATTTCCACCTCGTCGTCGCATGCCATCTTCCTCGGGCTGCCGGGCTCGAACCCGGCCGTGTCGTCATCGGACGATGCAAGCGTACAGACTCGCCCGCTGCGCAATCTGGTGACCTACCTGAAGCAGAAGGAAGCCGCCGGGGTAATTTCGCTGCTGAACAAGGAAACGGAAGCGACCGGCGTGCTGTACACGTTCCCGCCGTGTGAATTCTCCACCGAGCTGCTTAAACGCACCTGCCACACGCTGACGGAGGAGGGACTTAAGGAGGATCACCTAGTGATCGTGGTTGTGCGGGGCGGGACTGCCTAG